Genomic DNA from Brassica rapa cultivar Chiifu-401-42 chromosome A04, CAAS_Brap_v3.01, whole genome shotgun sequence:
gtataataatatttcaaactaatttcgaaattaatgaaaaatatttaaatataatttcgaaaatgaagatcttgtaaaaatcttttaaaacagatttgttagatttttaaaataaatatatttatattttaaataaaaagatatcaaaagatattatgattaaagtattttaaagattctatgtattattattcttaataaaatacatttaataagatttcaaagtgatggtccaaataaaaaaaaaaatcacacatgaaagaagtcatgacttctgttttaatatataagatacaaGAGATAGAATATAATTTCTCCAGAAACTAGAGCTTAAAAGACAGCGCAACTAAACCCACGACTGGGGCAACTAGAAATAAACAATTAGCCATGATATAAAAACTCAAAGAAAAGCATTTGAAACCCAAACACGGGTAACTAGAGAAAAACACCACACCAAACCCGAAAAAACTTACATATAAAAGTAATAAAGCTTATAAAGCTGCAAAATATTCGTAACTACTGGTAGcctattttatcaaaaaaaaaaaaactactggtAGCCTATGGTCGAGACTTATCGCTGCTGCTCTCAGCTCCCAAAACAATAACATCAGCCTCTTGTTACAACGAGAGACTATCTCTCAGAGCGTATCTAGCTAGATAGAAGCCGCCAAGACACTCCAAATATCAACAAATTTGAACAAGAGCGAGACCTTATCAAACGAGAGTATCCAGCAGCTAAACAAACTGAAACTCTTGAAAGGGAAGCGACCAAAGTTAAGACTGTCCGAAATTTTGCAAGTTTTAAAGCTAAACACCAAGCTTCGGACTGAGCCACACCATTGCCTATGCAACGGAAGATAAGAACTTGCCATCACTTATTTCTTTAAACGCGTCTTGCAAGGTCTCTATCCTTCTTCAGTAGTGATACATGTGCAGCACTTCATCGTTCCCTTACCATCTTCCTCTTCAAATCAGATAACGCTAGGTTCCTTTCCACTGGTTACTCATCAATTAGAAACGCATAACCCAAAAATCTAGAAAACGTTGCCATTTCTTCAGATTAAACTCCAAGGAAAAAAATGGGTGGTAGGCGGATTTTGTAGGTCTTCATGTCCCCTATTGATTAGATAGTAAATAATCCATTTCGAATAAATTATGTGTCTTCTTTATATACAAACCAGTTTGAACAATGATGTTACTTCAGGTTCTAACCAAGATTGGTCTTTGGGTAAGGGACTCCCAAAAGAATCTCAATCATCATCTTATAGGATTTGGTCAGACTTCTTAGCTAAATCTTTTCAGGTACCATATCTTGTTAATCTATTACCAAAGCTGTTTTCATATGTATAACAACATTCAACTGTAAATAAATGATGGAAGAATGAAGCATAGAATCGAAATCCCAAACTCAACACACATTGTTATGCCTTGTTGGTGGGTTGAAACAAACTGATCTTCTTTTAGGCCAACTCCAGAcaccaaaacaccaaatttggtgttatTTCATCTCCAATGGACCACTAAAAATTATACCAATCCACCAAATTTGGCTTAGAGTGAATAGTATTACACCAACtatttaatatacatatttttattatgtttcatataataatatagttcaattattattattaattaattcaaaattttaattaaacataaatatactgtattatttgaatttttaaattattttacataataaaaatatatttattttatattcaagtAAAAATCACTAAATAATTATTATCATTTactttatattgaaaaaaataaaatatcatagaactttcatattttatttcaataatataaaattttagttagtattttatacaatataaaatttaataatattagcTGATTAAGATTAGAAtgaatataaaatttgaaataaacactcaaaacataaaataatatattattttgttatgtgcttttcataattaatagtttgtattttataatataatattttatataaaacaaatacataaaagtataatattgttaacccaaaaaatataaatgtaaataaatttataaacagaaaattacaaaaaaaataacaaacataatatctaagtgtgataaaataattatttatcaattacaaataacaaaaatataaaagttattaaaaccgaaacatcaaataatatataatattacttttGGTGCTATGATTGGAGATGACAAAAAATTATGAcaccaaaacaccaaatttgatgtaattTCAATATCAAATTTGGTATTATTGTTGGAGATGCCCTATGATCACAGACAAAAAAAGCATGATATTCGTTTTTGGATCCTCACTTCTGGTTATGTTTAAAACTCCTTCATCACAGGCATGAAACCCCCAAGAGAAAGAAATTATAATGTAAAAAAATAGAGAATTTGAATGATGTTGATCTAATAAACTTTGTTTTTATCATTGTTATGCTCACAACTAAACTTTGAGCAGATCGATATGGATGCAGCGAGCGAGGCCTTACCGCTAGTATTTGTTTGCATATCCACGTAGACAGAGATAAAACCTCATATACCAACAAATTAATTAGGTATTGAATATGTCGTATCATAATTAGAAGATGATCGGCTCTAAAACCTAGAagtggcggtggtggtggtaaTGATACATCGTTGATGGGTCATGATGATGATGCAGGCTCATTCCTTCCATTTGATGTCCATGTCCATCTCCAAGATCCCGATTAGTAGCTCCAAGATTAAGATAAACCAATCTTGAATCCAAACTACTTCCGCTCGTGTGTTCTTCTTTCATGTTATTATCATTATTGTTCCCTTCTTCTCGTGAAATCACCAATGCTGCGGACTGGACCAGCTCAAGACAAAGCCTAAGCTTATTAGGTTCAGTGTGAGTCAATCCATGAATTGTCCCCTTAAACAAGAAATTTGACGTTAGGGTTCTAAGGATGTCAAGTGGAGTGATACCATCAACTGTCTGGACGTTTGGGTCGGCATGGTGGTCTAGTAAGACGGCCACCATGTCCGGAGAGACCATCTCGGCCGCGATGTGGAGTGCGGTTTTCCTGGTTGGACCCACTTGAAAGTTCACATCAGTTGCACCAATCTCAAGAAGTGCCTTCACAACCTCTCTACTACAATTCTCCACTGCGTAAACCAAAGCTAGTGACTCGTCTAGATTGAGTCCTTCTCCCATAACCATTAGCTTCACGAGCTCGACATCTGAGGAGTCCAGTGCTCGTCTCATCCTCCTGATCTTCTGGTCGTCTAGGTCTAGAGCCGAGGTTAGGTCATGTTGGTGAGGCATGGAAGATTTGAGACGAAGATCTTCAACCTTGGCTACGAGTTCTATTGGGAGGTGTTTGGCTAGAATCTCTGTTGGAAGACCTGATTTGGTGAGTAGGTAAGAGCAAGTGGTCCACAATTGATGCATGTCATGCTTTCTTGAAGCTATTAGCACTTTCATCACGTCTTCAATGGAGGCTTTCTCCACCATGCTTGTCAAATGTTTCTGtgattaaaaaacaaaagaagaaagttaAGACAAAATGCTGAATTAATTTAAAGACACCATCCACCacttatttttcatttaatgtGCATGTTCATTGTCAAAAATAACTATTTCTcacaaaatgtttttattatattcaaaCCCAAATGAAGAAAGGGGGATAAGACCATTATAGAAAAAATCTATTGATAATAAAACGACCATATCATTTCTCATTTTAGGGGTTACAAATAAGATCCAGGTTATTAGTAAACTtactatttataaatatatttttttataattaaagagTTTGGATACTGGAAAAAGAAAACTACAAAACAAAATCTTAACTTAAATTTCTCGGTAATCTTCAAGCTTAGTTACGCATACATGAAATCGTGGCAATAATAACTCTTATGTATATTCACATACGCGTTTTATCAATACGGTTTCAAATCCCAACTCAAGCGAATACGGAGAGCAGATGAATAATgtaaaaatgacaaaaattaATACTTATATAACTTGCTAACTACCCGCCCTGATCAATCCATATTTTAGTCGCATTAATAGTCACGTATATAATTAGTTGCAAGAAAAATAGAACTAAGACAAGATCTTTGGCAACTGTATTTTTGGCTTGGTATACGATAATACGAATATATATCTGTGAAACTCAATCAATACCATGATGCAGAAACATACATGCATGTGGTTTTAAAAATGCCAAATAATCTAGTGTCCTTCAAAAATGGATATATCACAGCGATATCAAATATTTGAAAAGTCAACATTAACATTTTTAGTTAGAGAATGTAATACAGTATTAAAAGAATTTACATATGAAGATCTATTCCAGAGAAAATCATCATTTTTccttcaaagtaaatttcagccgtatatatatatatatataccatatatacaGTTTTTCATTTCAAAGCGTTGACCG
This window encodes:
- the LOC103863334 gene encoding regulatory protein NPR6 → MVEKASIEDVMKVLIASRKHDMHQLWTTCSYLLTKSGLPTEILAKHLPIELVAKVEDLRLKSSMPHQHDLTSALDLDDQKIRRMRRALDSSDVELVKLMVMGEGLNLDESLALVYAVENCSREVVKALLEIGATDVNFQVGPTRKTALHIAAEMVSPDMVAVLLDHHADPNVQTVDGITPLDILRTLTSNFLFKGTIHGLTHTEPNKLRLCLELVQSAALVISREEGNNNDNNMKEEHTSGSSLDSRLVYLNLGATNRDLGDGHGHQMEGMSLHHHHDPSTMYHYHHHRHF